TGGGGGAGGGCCAGGGGAGGGGGCGCGGTGCCGCGGGGCCGCCTCCCTCCcgcctcccgccctccctccggAGCCGCTGCCGAGCTCCGCCCTCCGCGCCGCCTGCCGCCGGAGCCCGCCGCCACCACCGCCGCAAGGGGGAGGGGGCTCCAACCGGAGGGGGCGGGCGGGCTGCGCGGCGGCTGCACACCCCAGACCCCCGCCCCGGGGCCGTCGCAGACCCCCTTCCACTGCGGAGCCGCGGGCCCGCCCCCgacctctccccagccccacctccagcctCGCAGTCTTCCCAAGAGACCCCCAGACCACGCCCCGACTAGCATAGGGACCCGGGATCTTCCAATAGAGACCGCGGATCATGTCCCAATACCCAGAGGGACCTCAGACCATGCCTTACCTCCTTTGAGGACCCAGAACATGTTCTACAGCCACCCAGGACCACAAACCACGTCTTACTCTCCTTGGTGACCTCAGACTCTGCCCCACACCCTATCAGGAACACCAGACATGCCCTCAAATCCAGAGGGACCCCATACTATATATCTCAACATCCAAGGGAATCCAGAGAACCCCTATCAGGGACACTAAATCATACACCAACATGCGGGTGGGCCCCAGACCACACCCAATCCGTCACGGACCCCAGACCATACCCCAACATCCCAGAGATGATCCAGACCATATGTCAACACCCGGGGAGACCCAGATTATGCCTTACTTCTTTTGGGGACCCAGACCATGTTCTACAGCCACCCAGGACCACAGACCATTTCCCACTTCTTTCTTCCACCCTCTAAGACCTCAAACAATTCCCTGACTCCCATTGGGGACCTGTGACCATGTCTAAATTCTAAGAGTCCCAAATATGTCTCTTGTCCCCATGGGGAGACCCTAAACTTTCCCATTACCCCCATTAAACCCAGACATCCTCCCCTCAAAGGAACCTCTTGGTTTCCAAACTCCCAGATTTGCCCCAGATTCTTTCCCATCCTCCCCACTAGTCCTACCGTTGTGaggctcctgcttcctccctgTTCCTATTCTCTCTTGGACCCTGTAGACCCTCCCCCCTTCCCTGTGAATTGGGTGGTGTCCAGGATTCCTTGTTCCTTCCTTGTTCAGATGCCTTTGCCCAACTCCTACCCAATGACCCCCTACCCCTCTCTCAAATCCCactgagtattttttcatgtacaacaatctatatttaaaacaaaaataaaactaaataaaacaaaaaacaaaataaaaaaaaaaatcccactgagTATCCCAGGCCACTCTTCACCTCTTTCTGAGATATTCACTGGGCCCCCAAACCCAGTAAAGCCTCACTTCAAAATCTGTCTTATGGCAGTCCCCCAGATCCCTGGATGCCTAAGCCCTTTCAATTTTGGATCCCACTGTATCAAGgtcctcccccaaaccccttccctaAATTCTCCCTTGCTGTCATCACACGAAGACTGCCCTGTCCCTCAGATCAAGGGTATCTCTGCACAGCCTCCCTCTAAGTGAAACTTGACCCCACTCACAACCATTAGATACCCTCCGGGGACACTCacaatccccccacccccagtctccaGATTCCACCATTACCACCACTGTTACCACCACCTCCCACCCTGGTTCCTGGTGTTCCCTGCCAGAGCATGGAGGTCCAGAGCTAGGAAAACAGAAGTGGGAGAACAATAACAGCAAAAGTGGACACATGTCCAGCATTGTTTGTGTCAGAAAAGGTTCTACAGCTTCACGTAGATAACTCCATTCACTCTTCACAGCAGCCAGATGAGGAGGTGTCatcactatccccattttacagatgaggcaaatTGAGCCACAGAAAGCTTTAGTTACTTGTTTAAGATCACAGATCGTAAGTGGCAGAATAGAATAGAGGGGAAAGTGGAGGTGAAGGGGAAAGAGGGTGAGGTCAGGCCTGGGAAGGACCAGAGTGGAAAAggagaggatgaggagaaagaTAATAAGAGAAAGATAATAATAAGAGAGGCAGAGATATACAGAGATGGAGAAACAAAGAGCCTGCACCCAGGCAGAGGCGGCCTCACTCACAGAGCATATCTGGCCCTGCGAGCTCTTGGCCTAATCCCTGGTCACTCTTGTCTTCTGGCCTCGATGACTTTTCTGTTCCAGCTCATCCCAGCCCCTGGGCCTTGGCAGTTTTTCCGCTTCCATGGCTGATTCCTTCTTTTCATACAAGTCTTAATTCAAATGTAACCtcttcagagaagccttcctttcccattctccaattgacacccccacccccaccaatggTCCTGATGTCTGCAAATTACttgcaaatacataaaaaaaataagttgatgGATGGATAGTTGGATGGATATGTGATAAAGCAAGTGCAGTAAAATGTGAATGATTGTATGTAGATGGTGGGTAGATGGGTGTTCACTGGAAAATTATTTCAACTTTGctgcatgtttgaaatttttcataataaatgttgggagtaaaaaaaaaaaaaaagctggaggaCTCTTCTAGACTAAAGAGGCAACAAAAAAATGGCCCAAACAGGTCCCATCACTTCTAGCATATcacctcattttatttccttcatagcatttgTCATTCTTAATAATGatcttgtttgcttatttgtttacttatttgtttattgcttaTTGTCTAGTCATTGAAATGTAAGCCTCCTGAGGGCAGTGGCAGAGGCATCAATCTTCTCCAGTGTCCAGAAGGCCAATTAGCACCCGTAAACATGTGTTCTTGAATGCTTCTTGGGAGAGGACCTAGAGCTAGGTCTGCTGCAGACTCCCTGCAGAGGCCATACCCAGGAATAAACACCATCTCCCAGTCTAGGGTCCCTAAAAGGGAAAGGGCACACCCCAGCAGCTAGGGAAATGTGAGTTGGCCTGAAAAAGAGGACAACAGCCGTAAGTCTATAATGTGATTGTTTTCCTAGGGGCCTAATTCCTACCCCAAACCACCCTCATTCTTCCACAACTTAGGTCCCACCCTCTGTCTCTAAAGCTCTGCCCTAAAGCAAAACCCCAGCTTTATCTGACTTAAGCAAAGCCCAAGTGTAGGACCCACCCCCAAGCCTGAGCACCTCCCCTTAGACACCACCCTAGAGTATATAATAGTTGTTCAGACTCCCTCAGCCTCTGCCCCCAGGGGCAAGTCTCAGCCCCActcctcagccccagccccactcctctATCTTAGGCTCCACTCCATAAGCATATAGTTTTCAGCCTACGGAATGGCTGGCCCGTCATGCCTACTCTGAGTCCTTCATTCTCAGCTCCCCCTAAAATCCAGTCTCCACCTCTCCAATTTAAGCCCTGCTTACATTCTAGGTTAGCAGGGAGAAGTGCCCCAGGGAAAGCGAAGGGCTGGGATTCAAAAATTAGGGGTctttggggtggccggttagctcagttagttagagcctAATGCTGATAACACCAAGCTTGCAGGTtagatccccgcatgggccactgtgagcttcgccctccataggaaaaaaaaaaaaaaaaaattagggagCTTGGATCTGTTCCAGCCCAGAGAGGAGGTTGGGGGAAAGAGAGGAGGTGGTCCCTAGTTTGTACCACCCCTCTAAGGAGTGGCCTCAAATCCAAAGCCACACCCCATTGTGCTGACTCTTCATTGGATAATGTATTCTGTTCTGGCTTCGCTGATTGGTCCCTCCATAATCCCTCTAGCCAAACCTACTGTGTATTGGGCTGCCCCTCAGAGTCACTCTCTCTGATTGGTCCCTGCTTTCCAAACTCCCTTCTCCTGGTTGGGTAAATCCTTGTACATGCCtctttctaattggattgtttgcaaCCATAAGCCTGGATGCAGACAGAAGTTCAACAATTGGGCAGGAGGAGaaatggaggagggagaggagggagaggaagaggaggagatggTTCCCTAAATCCCATGCCTAAGAGAGGGAGTGGCCATTGGCCACAGGATAGCCTTGGGTTAAAGTTGTAACTGTACAGACCCTAGCTGTGGGACTTCAGGGAACCATTTTTagcttctgggcctcagtttcttcatctgtaaattggggattaTAATGGCATCTTCTTCATGgggtattaaatgagttaatacctgTAAAGTGCTTATAGAAGTACCTGGCACGTAGGAAGCCCTCAATCAGagagttagctattattattaatttgatcATGTGAgtgcatgaccttggacaagtccttTTACCTCTCTGACCCTTGCAGGTGAGGAATTGCTTGACCTGTTAATTGAATGACCTCTCCTATCCCCAGCCCATCCTCCTCTTCCATCTCTAGCCATCAGGGCTCAGGCTACGACGGGTGGGTGAGGGGCGCGGGGTTGGAGATATGCCTGGCAGAGAGATGGTGGGGACACTAGGACAGGTGTCAGCAGAGAGGAGCTCAACTcaaccccccccccgcccccgccccggggGAATTTCTCTATTCCCGATGTAGAATGATTCTATCCTGAATCCCTCATGCAAGGGCTTGTCCTGATTGGGGATGGGCAGAGTGGGGTGGTGAGAGGATGCTGTGTTTCagctgggagggctgggggagggttaGAGCTGGGCTGTGGACCCTCCCCCAGGaatgccagggctgggggagaggcagcccaggcccaaggtcacagtgccATTGTTTCCGTGGCAACGGACACGTCTCTACAGGGAACCTggaaaggggtgggagagagggagctCCCAGCTCCCTGAATCTGCAGACTGACAGAGGAACTGAGACATGGAGAAGCAGAGACTGAAAGAGTGATTTATATCTATGAAGACCTGCCCATCTCAGAGTTTTTAGAGCCTGGTACACtatagctgctcaataaatgtcccTTAGAGACAGaaacagggaggcagagagagtcAAGTGCCTAGAGAtgccagaagaaaaaaagaagaatttccAGACAGGGGTGAGTAGGATGTCCCTTTCCTGTCCCCTCAACTTCATGCCCTTCAGGGGTCCACTGAGGAACCTGGATCCTCTTTGCCTTCCCAGTCCTGGGCCCTCAGACCTACCCAACCACACAAACCATCCACCCTAGCAACTCCTGAGCCCCTCAAGCAATTATGTTTGATCTTTCAACAACTTTTCTGCCTTTAAATTCTTCCTGCTTGGGGGCTCACTGAGAAAAGTAGCATTCAGTGCAAGCTAATGCCTGCTAGCCCCTAGAGCTGGGacgggaagggaggaggaggggaaacaGGCACCCACCCAGGTGTCTTTATGCCTCTTGGGAGTGGCTTATCCATGGATTCAAATATTCCCACAATTCCTTCAGGAAAACCGACctcttccaccaccaccaccctcccaaGGAAACCCCACAGGcccctccctttctttcagagaaacaggtatccatccttctttcctccccgGACTTGTAAGGCATCCACTTGGTctgcctgccctctgctggcccAAAGCTGGTACTGCAGGGACTGTCCTCGCGCTCACCGTGAGAAACAAACTGAGCCAGAACGGAGGATCTCTGAGttcttgcattttaatttatttagggTCTCAACTGTTCAAGTCCTAGGGATCCGAGTCCCCAGTTCCTTTGGGAACTCAGACATCAGGAATTCAGATCCCCATCCCAGAGGTCAACGAAAGAAAGACAACTTCTCTCGGAGCCAGGCCTCGGTGAGGTCATCAGTGGTACGGATTTCAAATACCTGGGAAGGGAGAGTTCTCAGTGTTATGATCCACTCGGGAACTGAGACAGCGAGGACTCTGGCCCCCTCCTCTCTAAGACCAGGAGTCCAGATCCCCAGAACCCTCCTCCATCAGACCCAGGCACTGgtcccccagccccctcctccctcagacccaggagcccagacTCCCAGACCCCTCCTCCCCAAAACTAACACAGGCCCAGACCTTTGTGAGCTCTGCTGTCTGTACCAGTCTGTTTTTACTCCCTGCATACATCATCTGTTGTTCCGGCTTGCAGCCTgcatggaacagaaaagaaaagagagcagtGCTGGGGGGCCCTGGGGTGTTCTCTAAGGCTCCAGTAATGTCCTGCAGGCCGTGGAGTTTTCTAAGTGTCCTAGGAGCTGTTCTAAGGAGTTCCTGGAGGCTATATTCAGTTTCCAGTTTTGTCTAGGGGCTTGAAGCTATTCTGAGGGTCTCTGGAGATGGCTTAGGGGCCATCTAGGTAAGTTTCTAggtaaaaggaagaaggaagtttACTTACACCTCTGTGTAAGTAAAGTACTTACACCTTTACTTTTACCTAGAAGGAGTTTCTAggtaaaaggaagaaggaagtttACTTACACCTCTGTGGACTGAGAAAGAAGGGTGGGCTCTTGAATCTGTGCCCCAACCTCTACCCAACTGCTCTTCCAGtactcacacaccacacacatcacATAATCACCCATTCAGGTACTCaccaagtcacacacacacacacacacacacacaggcacctACTCACATTCACACAGTCACATACACCTGCACTCACAAACACACTCTTATACACCCCACACCCAGAATCTAAGACCCTCTTCTCAGGATGGGTAGAGCTGTGTCTTACCTACAGGACTGGAGAAGATGAAACACAGGGGGTAGGATACTCGGCCATCTGCGTGCTCGTACTTGTAGCTGTAAACCACGAACCTACACCAGTGAAAGAGAATTCAAATTGAGGCCTTCAGCCTGGAGCTCAGGCCCAATGCCCATTAGCTGAGTCCACAACCTTGAAATCTTGCCTCAGTCTGAGAACCTAAGGTTAACAACTAAGACCCAGGGTTCTTGCCTCAAACACaataaatgatcaaaaataacaattatagtaagtgctaaatagaactaccatatgatccagcaattccacttcagggtatttatcgaaagaaaatgaaacattaattCGAAAATATATATTGCACCCCCATGtccattgcagcgttatttacaatagccaagatatggaaacaacctaaatctccatcgatgaatgaatggataaagatgtggtatatatgcacaatggaatactactcagccatataaaagaatgaaactttgccatttgtgaaaacatggatggaccttgagggccttatgctaaatgaaatgaagtcagacagaaaaagacaaataccgtatgatctcactgatatgtggaatttaaaaaaacaaaaaaacaagctcacagatagagaacagattggtggctgccagtgggaggggttgggggtgggccAAATGGGTGAAGGGGATATCAAAAGGTAcgaacttccagttataaaataaatagtcaTGAGTATCTAATATATAGCATGGTTGAGTAtacttaataatactgtattgcatatttgaaagttgctaagagtaaatcttaaaagtcctcatcacaagaaaaaatgtttttgtaactatgtatggtgacagactAGACTTACTGtgctgctgattttttttttaatttattggggtgacaattgttagtaaaattacatagatttcaggtgtacaattctgtattacatcatctataaatcccattgtgtgttcaccacccagagtcagttctccttccatcaccatattgattttgtaatatatacaaatattgactcatgttgtacacctgaaactaatatatagtcatgttatatgtcaaatatacattaataaaaaattttaaaaagaaaaacctaatgGCTTAAGAAATTATTTgactcacaacaaccctatgccataggtgctgttattatcctcatactacaaatgggaaaactgaagcccagagatgtgatgtcacttgcccaaggttctGTGGatagatttgaacccaggaaatTTGGTTCCAGAGTGTAAATGCTCAACCATTACTACTAGTGTCCAACACTCTAGAACCCCAGGCTGAGACCAGACTCAGCTATGTAATTTACCAagctcagtgcaaaatgaaaatgtggagccCTTTGTCCAAAAGGCCGGAgaaaagtgttttcctttcttcagcagTCTCTCCCCagactaatctttttttttttcagactaatcttttttaatttgctatttaaaGTCGTGCTGTCTTGGGCATGGGGACAC
The DNA window shown above is from Rhinolophus ferrumequinum isolate MPI-CBG mRhiFer1 chromosome 15, mRhiFer1_v1.p, whole genome shotgun sequence and carries:
- the GMFG gene encoding glia maturation factor gamma isoform X3, which translates into the protein MSDSLVVCEVDPELKEKLRKFRFRKETDNAAIIMKVDKDRQMVVLEEEFQNISPEELKMELPERQPRFVVYSYKYEHADGRVSYPLCFIFSSPVGCKPEQQMMYAGSKNRLVQTAELTKVFEIRTTDDLTEAWLREKLSFFR
- the GMFG gene encoding glia maturation factor gamma isoform X2, which gives rise to MVRGPGVYGSDSLVVCEVDPELKEKLRKFRFRKETDNAAIIMKVDKDRQMVVLEEEFQNISPEELKMELPERQPRFVVYSYKYEHADGRVSYPLCFIFSSPVGCKPEQQMMYAGSKNRLVQTAELTKVFEIRTTDDLTEAWLREKLSFFR